The Verrucomicrobiia bacterium sequence TTCCATCAAACGCAGCCGTGGCAAACGCGGCTTGGAAACATTGAGTCGCATCCAGCGGAATTCCAAGAATGAGGTGAAGATCCATGAAGGCGATTTTCCCGAAGACAAGGAAGTGGACTCCAAGCTGGTGAAATTGGCGAAAGCGACGGGCGCGAAACTTTATACGAATGATTTCAATCTGGGCAAGATCGCTGAACTGCAATCAGTTCAACACGTGAACATGAATGATCTGGCGCTGGCCTTGAAGCCGGTGATCCTGCCGGGTGATACGTTCAGCCTGAAGATTGTACGCGATGGCAAGGACAAGGGGCAGGGCGTGGGTTTCCTGCCGGATGGCACGATGGTGGTGGTGAACAATGGCCACGCTTTCATCGGTGAAAAAGTCGAGGTTTATGTGCTGAACCTGCTGCAGACCGGAGCAGGGGTGATCGTGTTCACCGAAATACGGAACAATAATCCGTCCGCAAACGCAGCGTGAGCTTATGTCTCTCGTCAAAGTTTATATGACCTTCAGTTCCGCAGATGCACAGCTCGTCTGGTCGCGGCTGGATGCGGCGGGCTTTCACGCGACGGTGTTTCATGAAGGCGCTGCCATGGCGCTGGATGGTTACGCTCTGGCTGCGGGCGGCATTCAGGTGAAGGTGCCTGAATCTGAGGCTGAAGAGGCCCGCGCTTTTTTAGATGCTCCGGTAAGTGAGCTGCCGGGCGATGATGATTCTGCTGCTTCATGAAGTCTTCCAATTCCGTTTTGTTGCGCCGCTTGCAGGCTCAACTTCCTGCCGGTGAATTGCGTCTCGATAACGAGACGTGCAAGGCGCATTCCGGGGACAAGTGGTTCGCCACCGGCATGCCTGAGGCCGTGGCGCTCTGCCAAAGCGTCGAGACCGTCAGCAAGGTTTTAGCCTTTGCCAACAAGCATAAGA is a genomic window containing:
- a CDS encoding DUF2007 domain-containing protein → MSLVKVYMTFSSADAQLVWSRLDAAGFHATVFHEGAAMALDGYALAAGGIQVKVPESEAEEARAFLDAPVSELPGDDDSAAS